From a single Triplophysa rosa linkage group LG17, Trosa_1v2, whole genome shotgun sequence genomic region:
- the si:dkey-72l14.3 gene encoding LOW QUALITY PROTEIN: glyco_hydro_56 domain-containing protein (The sequence of the model RefSeq protein was modified relative to this genomic sequence to represent the inferred CDS: substituted 1 base at 1 genomic stop codon): MAGRKYMFISKLFLFCSPLLICIYLLTPACVCGPARAPFLAGQPFLVLWGVPDKDCLGRPDPAGFGMEWEGRVAIFYEDTLGLFPYFTAQDRSVNGGLPQHTSLDLHLQRVAGDLTATLPQAGAPGLGVLCWQEWAPQWNRNRGSKTKYLVESRALLRGFFPDWGAEEVERWAQVEFEAAAQSILMDTLQQVKRLRPXRLWGMTPFPNCYNFDSAQIALANYTGRCPAAEMALNDELMWLWKQSGALYPILSLEKLPEGSKGAWLYATNQIREALRVAALAGTTFDLPVFPLVKTSYISTSNFLSEIDIVNTIGESAAMGASGVIIWERALAIKTQKSCSEFGLYIREILGPYAVNVTTASRLCGVSLCQGRGRCVRKKKEERTYLHLPSPHFLLVPNGAEGVRATGELPAAFINIWRKDFRCQWFEALEGAAADQESDGVVEKGRKITLPTAKTISRISQSESTVVTTASVTVVPTKLMMDSGSCALNIPVVLLSSVILVNFIMLDVSGTGV; encoded by the exons ATGGCTGGTAGAAAATACATGTTCATTTCCAAACTCTTCCTCTTCTGTTCTCCTCTGCTCATCTGTATCTATCTCCTCACCCCAGCGTGCGTCTGCGGTCCTGCCCGGGCCCCTTTTCTCGCTGGCCAGCCTTTCCTAGTGCTGTGGGGGGTCCCGGATAAAGACTGTTTGGGTCGACCGGACCCAGCAGGATTTGGGATGGAGTGGGAAGGCCGTGTGGCGATTTTTTACGAGGACACACTGGGCCTTTTTCCGTATTTCACCGCACAGGATCGTTCTGTTAACGGTGGCCTACCGCAACACACCAGCCTTGACCTTCACCTCCAGAGGGTGGCGGGGGATCTGACAGCCACGCTACCCCAGGCAGGAGCACCTGGTCTGGGGGTGCTGTGCTGGCAGGAGTGGGCACCACAGTGGAATAGGAATAGGGGTAGTAAAACAAAGTACCTTGTGGAGTCAAGGGCACTTCTCAGGGGATTTTTTCCAGACTGGGGCGCAGAGGAGGTGGAAAGGTGGGCTCAG GTTGAATTTGAAGCAGCAGCCCAGTCCATACTGATGGATACGCTACAACAGGTGAAGAGACTGCGCCCATAGAGATTATGGGGCATGACCCCTTTTCCCAACTGTTATAACTTTGACTCCGCCCAGATAGCGCTAGCCAATTACACAGGACGCTGTCCCGCGGCAGAAATGGCTCTTAATGATGAGCTGATGTGGCTCTGGAAACAAAGTGGTGCTCTTTACCCAATCCTCTCACTGGAGAAGCTGCCAGAGGGAAGCAAGGGGGCGTGGCTTTACGCAACCAATCAGATAAGAGAAGCGTTGCGTGTGGCGGCACTCGCAGGGACCACTTTTGATCTTCCAGTGTTTCCATTGGTCAAGACTTCATACATTTCCACTAGCAACTTTCTGTCAGAG ATTGACATAGTGAATACTATAGGAGAGAGTGCTGCCATGGGTGCATCTGGAGTCATTATATGGGAAAGAGCCTTAGCAATTAAAACACAG AAATCCTGCTCAGAGTTTGGCCTATACATTCGTGAGATCCTCGGCCCTTACGCTGTCAACGTCACCACTGCCTCCCGTCTCTGCGGAGTCTCGCTGTGTCAGGGGCGCGGACGCTGTGTGCGCAAGAAAAAAGAGGAACGCACCTACCTTCATCTTCCTTCACCCCACTTCCTGCTTGTGCCAAATGGGGCCGAAGGCGTCCGAGCAACTGGAGAACTTCCTGCTGCTTTTATAAACATTTGGAGGAAGGACTTTCGCTGCCAGTGGTTCGAGGCGTTGGAAGGTGCCGCTGCAGATCAGGAGTCAGATGGCGTGGTGGAAAAAGGACGAAAAATAACATTACCTACAGCAAAGACCATTAGTAGGATAAGCCAGAGTGAAAGCACGGTGGTCACCACAGCTTCAGTTACAGTAGTGCCTACTAAACTAATGATGGACAGTGGAAGCTGTGCACTCAATATACCTGTCGTGCTTCTCTCCTCGGTGATTCTCGTCAACTTCATTATGTTAGATGTGTCTGGAACCGGAGTGTGA